One Halosegnis longus DNA window includes the following coding sequences:
- a CDS encoding DUF433 domain-containing protein, whose amino-acid sequence MSKGASRRITDDQMSEPHVRGHRVSVRQIHALVEEADTDPETVADRYDLDVADVYHALAYYHDHPREMRDVERTRETAIDAIRESIDRPDDVSPDTA is encoded by the coding sequence ATGTCGAAGGGTGCCAGCCGACGAATCACGGATGACCAGATGAGCGAACCGCACGTTCGCGGTCACCGCGTCAGCGTCCGCCAGATTCACGCCCTCGTTGAGGAGGCCGACACCGACCCCGAGACGGTTGCCGACCGATACGACCTCGATGTCGCCGACGTGTACCACGCGCTCGCGTACTATCACGACCACCCCCGCGAGATGCGCGACGTGGAGCGCACCCGCGAGACGGCGATAGACGCCATCCGCGAGTCAATTGACCGCCCCGACGACGTCAGCCCAGATACGGCCTGA
- a CDS encoding DUF5615 family PIN-like protein: MANWRFLLDENIDPKTATYLAKEGVDVEHVRDALWQGARDERDVLPYARAEQRIVVTSDVTDFGGLENADHAGLVLLYDDTMPAYQVASGLLSMVDAYGTRERFAGREELEPWV; the protein is encoded by the coding sequence ATGGCCAACTGGCGATTTCTGCTCGACGAGAACATCGACCCGAAGACTGCGACGTATCTCGCGAAAGAGGGTGTTGATGTCGAACACGTCCGCGACGCGCTCTGGCAGGGGGCACGCGACGAACGAGACGTGCTGCCGTACGCACGAGCCGAACAGCGAATCGTCGTGACGAGCGACGTCACCGATTTCGGTGGGCTGGAGAATGCCGACCACGCCGGACTCGTCCTGCTCTACGATGATACGATGCCAGCGTACCAAGTGGCGTCTGGGCTGCTCTCGATGGTCGATGCCTACGGTACCCGCGAGCGGTTCGCCGGGCGCGAGGAGCTTGAGCCGTGGGTGTAA
- the trmY gene encoding tRNA (pseudouridine(54)-N(1))-methyltransferase TrmY, whose protein sequence is MRQFVVVGHDAPTTPDFPLDDLPSAAGRLDVLCRCVNSALFLSHGIRDSRVHLVLADEYTVTFDGATARHLHPDERTTAARIRTALDSREDAIGHMPAEPSPGVELRRLGFEETLDRVGGTLVSLHEDGDPLPESEPPADPTFVLSDHNDFTAAERDLLAARADSRVRVGPERLHADHTITVAHNWLDTDGYTEY, encoded by the coding sequence ATGCGCCAGTTCGTCGTCGTCGGCCACGACGCACCCACGACACCTGATTTCCCGCTCGATGACCTCCCGTCGGCCGCCGGCAGACTCGACGTGCTCTGTCGGTGTGTCAACAGCGCCCTCTTTCTTTCACACGGAATTCGTGATTCCCGCGTCCATCTCGTCCTCGCCGACGAGTACACCGTCACCTTCGACGGGGCGACCGCCCGCCACCTCCATCCGGACGAGCGCACCACGGCCGCCCGCATCCGCACCGCGCTCGACTCACGCGAGGACGCCATCGGTCACATGCCCGCAGAGCCGTCGCCGGGCGTCGAACTCCGGCGGCTGGGGTTCGAAGAGACCCTCGACCGCGTCGGCGGCACACTCGTCTCCCTCCACGAGGACGGCGACCCACTTCCCGAGTCGGAACCGCCCGCGGACCCGACGTTCGTACTCTCTGACCACAACGACTTCACCGCCGCCGAGCGCGACCTGCTCGCGGCGCGTGCCGACAGCAGGGTCCGGGTCGGTCCCGAACGGCTCCACGCCGACCACACCATCACCGTCGCGCACAACTGGCTCGACACCGACGGGTACACGGAGTATTGA
- a CDS encoding glycosyltransferase family 2 protein — translation MSDPAVSVVIPVYDRADRVGDAIESVRDQTLDDWELVLVNDGSTDGSGEVIDEYAATDPRIHAHHHDENRGISAARNTGIDAATGEFVCPLDSDDRFRPEKLARQLSYMRSLPEDYCGCYTAGVSYDAAGRRIETIRTGASGDLWPEVLVRHDFRPHSSHMVRRSCLDAVGGYDTDLARGVDWDIAIRLARRFRVGFLDEILVERRFADDNVSGDPTAGNPTYQVTIREYLREKYADALAANPRTGRQFDARLARHRGLAALEAGDRWRALREFTRATRLEPTLGHALLVPLSVGGWSTYRRASRLVDRNTPV, via the coding sequence GTGAGCGACCCCGCCGTCAGCGTCGTGATTCCCGTCTACGACCGCGCCGACAGGGTCGGCGACGCAATCGAGAGCGTCCGCGACCAGACGCTCGACGACTGGGAACTCGTCCTCGTGAACGACGGCTCGACCGACGGCTCGGGCGAGGTCATCGACGAGTACGCCGCCACAGACCCGCGGATTCACGCCCACCATCACGACGAGAACCGCGGAATCAGCGCGGCCCGCAACACCGGCATCGACGCCGCGACGGGCGAGTTCGTCTGCCCGCTCGACAGCGACGACCGCTTCCGGCCGGAGAAGCTCGCCCGCCAGCTCTCGTACATGCGCTCGCTTCCCGAGGACTACTGTGGCTGTTACACCGCGGGCGTCAGCTACGACGCCGCCGGGAGACGTATCGAAACGATTCGGACAGGTGCATCGGGTGATCTCTGGCCCGAGGTGCTCGTCCGCCACGACTTCCGGCCACACTCCTCGCACATGGTTCGGCGGTCGTGTCTCGATGCCGTCGGCGGCTACGACACCGACCTCGCGCGCGGCGTCGACTGGGACATCGCCATCCGACTCGCGCGCCGCTTCCGGGTCGGCTTTCTCGACGAAATTCTCGTCGAGCGCCGCTTCGCCGACGACAACGTCTCCGGCGACCCGACCGCCGGCAATCCGACGTATCAGGTCACTATCCGCGAATACCTCCGGGAGAAGTACGCCGACGCACTCGCCGCCAATCCCCGAACCGGTCGGCAGTTCGACGCCCGCCTCGCCCGTCACCGCGGGCTGGCGGCGCTCGAAGCGGGCGACCGCTGGCGTGCGCTCCGGGAGTTCACCCGTGCGACCCGACTCGAACCGACGCTCGGACACGCGCTGCTCGTCCCGCTGTCGGTCGGCGGCTGGTCGACGTATCGTCGCGCGTCACGGCTGGTCGACCGGAACACACCAGTTTAG
- a CDS encoding formyltransferase family protein, whose protein sequence is MPTLALLASHPLGVRCLDRLHDHPDIEVTTVVTYAPDAETWWEGSVRGRAHELGYDVLAREDVDRLTDTPVDYLLSVYFPDILGETLLDHPNELPLNLHQAELPRYRGSNVFSHSILNARDDDYWQHGTTLHVMEPSVDSGAVIDRRFAEIRESDTARSLYERVKEQSVELFEAWLPAIADRTVGDHQTPQSEFDGPRYFYAKDSLDDLKSIPPERLADPDTELYDRIRALDFPPHEPAWTTVAGERIYLTRDGYRRYQR, encoded by the coding sequence ATGCCGACGCTCGCACTCCTCGCCAGCCACCCGCTGGGCGTTCGCTGTCTCGACCGCCTCCACGACCACCCCGACATCGAGGTGACGACCGTCGTCACCTACGCCCCCGACGCCGAAACGTGGTGGGAGGGGTCGGTGCGCGGCCGCGCACACGAACTCGGGTACGACGTGCTCGCGCGCGAAGATGTCGACCGACTCACCGACACGCCCGTCGACTACCTGCTTTCCGTCTACTTCCCAGATATCCTCGGGGAGACGCTACTGGACCACCCGAACGAACTCCCGCTGAATCTCCATCAGGCCGAACTCCCCCGCTACCGTGGCAGTAACGTCTTCTCCCACTCCATCCTCAACGCCCGCGACGACGACTACTGGCAACACGGTACCACGCTGCACGTCATGGAGCCGTCGGTCGATTCGGGCGCCGTCATCGATCGTCGTTTCGCCGAGATTCGCGAGTCGGACACGGCGCGGTCGCTGTACGAACGCGTCAAGGAGCAGTCGGTCGAGTTATTCGAGGCGTGGCTGCCGGCCATCGCCGACCGCACCGTCGGCGACCACCAGACGCCACAGTCCGAGTTCGACGGCCCGCGCTACTTCTACGCGAAGGACAGCCTCGACGACCTGAAATCCATCCCGCCCGAGCGACTCGCCGATCCCGACACGGAACTCTACGACCGCATCCGTGCGCTGGATTTCCCGCCCCACGAGCCGGCGTGGACCACCGTCGCCGGCGAGCGTATCTACCTCACTCGCGACGGCTACCGACGCTACCAACGGTAA
- a CDS encoding Gfo/Idh/MocA family protein has translation MSTHAVVGTGYWGSNHVRVGAELAEAGVIDELVVCDADRDRAASAANDYGVEYVTDHADLDVDTAVVATPSPTHREIATDLLASGTDCLVEKPLALTAADAWAIVDAAEAADATLGVGHIFRYHPALRELKRRVDRGELGRLKYLSTDRYAFRAPRATAGTLHSLAVHDVDIYGWLVGERPETVYCRLDRHLRPDTDETATVVLEYADATGVINSSWQVPTFGKRRELVAVGTERAASIDYLADTELALFDATVVEEGGQLRARDEGKTTYEVDGYEPLRMEVESFIAAARGDGSFDASGRVGARAVELLSYAEQADERGETVTVGSVGSRRE, from the coding sequence ATGAGTACCCACGCCGTCGTCGGCACCGGCTACTGGGGGAGCAACCACGTCCGCGTCGGCGCGGAGCTGGCGGAAGCGGGCGTCATCGACGAACTCGTCGTCTGTGACGCCGACCGCGACCGGGCGGCCTCGGCAGCCAACGACTACGGGGTCGAGTACGTTACCGACCACGCCGACCTTGATGTCGACACTGCGGTCGTGGCGACACCCTCACCGACCCACCGCGAAATCGCGACGGACCTGCTCGCGTCGGGGACGGACTGTCTGGTCGAGAAGCCGCTCGCGCTGACGGCGGCCGACGCGTGGGCTATCGTCGACGCTGCCGAGGCTGCCGACGCGACGCTCGGCGTCGGGCACATCTTCCGATATCATCCGGCGTTGCGCGAACTCAAGCGCCGCGTCGACCGCGGGGAACTCGGCCGGCTGAAGTATCTCTCGACGGACCGGTACGCCTTCCGCGCGCCGCGAGCGACGGCCGGCACCCTCCACTCGCTTGCCGTCCACGACGTTGATATCTACGGGTGGCTCGTGGGCGAGCGCCCCGAGACGGTGTACTGTCGACTCGACCGGCATCTCCGCCCGGACACCGACGAGACCGCGACGGTCGTGCTCGAGTACGCGGACGCGACGGGCGTCATCAACAGTTCGTGGCAGGTGCCGACGTTCGGGAAGCGCCGGGAACTCGTGGCCGTCGGGACGGAGCGTGCGGCGTCCATCGATTATCTGGCCGATACGGAGCTGGCGCTGTTCGACGCGACGGTTGTCGAGGAGGGTGGCCAGCTCCGGGCACGCGACGAGGGGAAGACCACCTACGAGGTGGACGGCTACGAGCCGCTCCGGATGGAGGTGGAGTCGTTCATCGCGGCCGCACGCGGGGACGGGTCGTTCGACGCCTCGGGGCGAGTCGGTGCGCGCGCGGTCGAACTGCTTTCGTACGCCGAGCAGGCCGACGAGCGGGGCGAGACGGTTACCGTTGGTAGCGTCGGTAGCCGTCGCGAGTGA
- a CDS encoding DegT/DnrJ/EryC1/StrS family aminotransferase: MSESVPFTDIAMDDAMVERVEAVLRSGRHVKGPECETFEANFAAACETDHAVAVSNGTAALLLGMKALDIGPGDEVFVPAHTYFATVSPVLELGATPRFVDIDPERYTMDTDALQDAVAASESPAAVAVTHMHGQPAAMDELLAIADNHDLRVIEDAAQAHLATVDDRPVGSLGDIGCFSFYPTKNMTVGGDGGMVTTDDETLADHIRALRNHGRDESGEHVALGLNYRLDETNAAVGDEQLARLPSWIDGRREAAAAYDDRLDACSAVVTPATVEGATHVYHHYPVQVPAGEREAFRAFLDERGVSTGVHYDRTVQAQPAVRERVDASETPVAAEYCARTVSLPMHPRLSDDDIATVCDAVEAFAEGER, encoded by the coding sequence ATGTCAGAGTCGGTGCCGTTCACGGATATCGCGATGGACGACGCGATGGTGGAACGAGTCGAGGCGGTGTTGCGGTCCGGTCGCCACGTCAAGGGACCGGAGTGTGAGACGTTCGAAGCGAACTTCGCTGCGGCGTGTGAGACCGACCACGCGGTCGCCGTCTCGAACGGGACTGCCGCCCTCTTGCTCGGGATGAAGGCGCTCGACATCGGCCCGGGCGACGAGGTGTTCGTCCCCGCACACACCTACTTCGCGACCGTGTCGCCGGTGCTCGAACTCGGCGCGACACCGAGGTTCGTCGACATCGACCCCGAGCGGTACACGATGGACACGGACGCGCTGCAGGACGCGGTCGCAGCCAGCGAGTCCCCCGCTGCGGTCGCCGTGACCCACATGCACGGCCAGCCGGCGGCGATGGACGAACTCCTCGCTATCGCCGACAATCACGACTTGCGCGTCATCGAGGACGCCGCACAGGCGCACCTCGCGACGGTCGACGACCGACCGGTCGGGAGCCTCGGCGACATCGGCTGTTTCTCTTTTTACCCGACCAAGAACATGACCGTCGGCGGCGACGGCGGGATGGTGACGACCGACGACGAGACGCTCGCAGACCACATCCGCGCGCTCCGGAATCACGGGCGCGACGAATCGGGCGAGCACGTCGCGCTCGGGCTGAACTACCGGCTCGACGAGACGAACGCGGCGGTCGGCGACGAGCAGCTGGCCCGGCTTCCCTCGTGGATTGATGGCCGCCGCGAGGCCGCCGCGGCGTACGACGACCGGCTCGACGCCTGTTCGGCGGTCGTGACGCCGGCGACCGTCGAGGGGGCGACGCACGTCTATCACCACTATCCGGTGCAGGTGCCAGCGGGCGAGCGCGAGGCGTTCAGAGCGTTCCTCGACGAGCGGGGCGTCTCGACGGGCGTCCACTACGACCGCACCGTGCAGGCACAGCCGGCGGTGCGCGAGCGCGTCGACGCGAGCGAGACCCCGGTCGCGGCGGAGTACTGCGCTCGAACCGTGTCGCTCCCGATGCATCCACGACTGAGTGACGACGACATCGCGACGGTGTGTGACGCCGTCGAGGCGTTCGCCGAGGGGGAGCGATGA
- a CDS encoding glycosyltransferase family 2 protein, producing MPLVSALIPTYNRADRVGGAIDSALAQTHDELEVVVVNDGSTDDTRAVLAEYADDDRVRVRHNEENRGIAATFDRAAEVANGEYLGILGDDDRWRPEKTTRQLDRFAQLGDDYGIVYAGGVRVDDDGQTLTEVHPTVHGDCYPEILTEFPLAPHSSHLLRASCLDAVGGFDTDFPEAVDWEVNIRLAREFRVAYVDEVLVERQFHGGNVSGGALTGDPAYQVAARDRIWRKFREELRAHPETERRFAATHEKHRGRVAVGDRDRRRATAHFLAASWLDPSVEHLGSLAAATIHPRLYDALAGRETSPAEVLG from the coding sequence ATGCCGCTCGTCTCCGCCCTGATACCGACGTACAACCGCGCGGACCGCGTCGGCGGCGCGATAGACAGCGCCCTCGCACAGACCCACGACGAGCTGGAGGTCGTCGTCGTGAACGACGGCTCCACCGACGACACCCGCGCGGTGCTCGCGGAGTACGCCGACGACGACCGCGTCCGCGTCCGCCACAACGAGGAAAACCGCGGCATCGCGGCCACTTTCGACCGCGCCGCCGAGGTTGCAAACGGCGAGTATCTGGGTATCTTGGGCGACGACGACCGCTGGCGTCCCGAGAAGACGACCCGCCAGCTCGACCGCTTCGCCCAACTCGGCGACGACTACGGCATCGTCTACGCCGGCGGCGTCAGGGTCGACGACGACGGGCAAACGCTCACCGAAGTGCACCCGACGGTCCACGGGGACTGCTACCCCGAGATTCTCACCGAATTCCCCCTCGCACCCCACTCCAGTCACCTCCTCCGGGCGTCCTGTCTCGATGCCGTCGGCGGCTTCGACACCGACTTCCCCGAGGCCGTCGACTGGGAGGTGAACATCCGGCTCGCCCGGGAGTTCCGCGTCGCATACGTGGACGAGGTTCTTGTCGAGCGCCAGTTCCACGGCGGCAACGTCTCCGGCGGTGCTCTCACTGGCGACCCCGCCTATCAGGTCGCCGCCCGCGACCGCATCTGGCGGAAGTTCCGCGAGGAACTGCGCGCACACCCCGAGACGGAGCGCCGGTTCGCCGCGACCCACGAGAAACACCGCGGGCGGGTCGCCGTCGGAGACCGCGACCGGCGGCGCGCGACGGCTCACTTCCTCGCCGCCTCGTGGCTCGACCCCTCCGTCGAACATCTCGGCTCGCTCGCGGCCGCGACGATTCACCCCCGGCTATACGACGCCCTCGCCGGCCGCGAAACCTCGCCCGCGGAGGTGCTCGGATGA
- a CDS encoding nucleotide sugar dehydrogenase codes for MKVAVVGLGHIGLPTALLLARRHEVVGVDVDESLVATLNDGELPLDEPGLDSLHDEVAERFTAATEPEPADAYVITVPTPLDQRENVADLGFVRAAVESVAEVVSAGELVVLESTVPPGTSERLVQPILADAADDVRYAHCPERAIPERTLEEMTANDRVVGTDERATETIRDLYAFTDGELHLTDPTTAEFVKLAENTSRDVGIALANEFAMLAEGIGVDAHEAIDIANEHPRVDILNPGPGVGGHCITTDPWFLTGADAQARLVPLARDINDGMPDHVLGLVREQVAHVRRPRVAVLGVAYKGNVSDTRETPAGRFIRRAENDGYDVRVHDPHVEAYDEPLVDRETALEGADCAVVITDHDAFRELSPADFDGMRTRTVVDSRNILAHETLREAGISVSVLGDGTQG; via the coding sequence ATGAAGGTCGCCGTCGTCGGACTCGGTCACATCGGGCTGCCGACCGCGCTCCTGCTGGCCCGGCGACACGAGGTGGTCGGCGTCGACGTGGACGAGTCGCTGGTCGCCACCCTCAACGACGGGGAGCTACCTCTCGACGAACCCGGGCTCGATTCGCTCCACGACGAGGTAGCGGAGCGGTTCACCGCGGCGACGGAGCCGGAGCCGGCAGACGCCTACGTCATCACCGTGCCGACGCCGCTCGACCAGCGCGAGAACGTCGCCGACCTCGGCTTCGTCCGCGCGGCCGTCGAATCCGTCGCCGAGGTGGTCTCCGCGGGCGAACTCGTGGTGCTCGAATCGACCGTGCCGCCGGGGACCTCCGAGCGACTCGTTCAGCCGATTCTCGCCGACGCCGCCGATGACGTGCGGTACGCCCACTGTCCCGAACGGGCTATCCCTGAGCGCACGCTCGAAGAGATGACAGCAAACGACCGCGTCGTCGGCACCGACGAGCGCGCGACCGAGACGATTCGGGACCTCTACGCGTTCACCGACGGCGAACTCCATCTGACGGACCCGACTACGGCTGAGTTCGTCAAGCTGGCCGAGAACACCTCTCGCGACGTGGGTATCGCGCTCGCAAACGAGTTCGCGATGCTCGCCGAGGGTATCGGCGTCGACGCCCACGAGGCAATCGACATCGCGAACGAACACCCCCGCGTCGACATCCTGAACCCCGGCCCGGGCGTCGGCGGCCACTGTATCACGACGGACCCGTGGTTCCTCACCGGGGCCGATGCGCAGGCCCGACTCGTCCCCCTCGCTCGCGATATCAACGACGGGATGCCGGACCACGTGCTCGGACTCGTGCGCGAACAGGTGGCACACGTCCGCCGGCCGCGAGTCGCCGTGCTCGGCGTCGCCTACAAGGGGAACGTCAGCGACACGCGCGAGACGCCGGCCGGCCGGTTCATCCGCCGGGCCGAGAACGACGGCTACGACGTGCGCGTCCACGATCCCCACGTCGAGGCCTACGACGAACCGCTGGTCGACCGCGAAACCGCCCTTGAGGGCGCAGATTGTGCGGTCGTCATCACCGACCACGACGCCTTCCGTGAGCTTTCGCCCGCCGACTTCGACGGGATGCGAACCCGGACCGTCGTCGACTCGCGGAACATCCTCGCCCACGAGACGCTTCGAGAGGCGGGTATCTCGGTGTCCGTGCTCGGCGACGGGACGCAAGGCTAG
- a CDS encoding lipopolysaccharide biosynthesis protein, producing the protein MPDLEGQAARGGLWAAGETALVRGLELLRYVAIARLLVPSQIGLFTFGIITLSVVKQFSNLGIDAAIIAQDGDIDRQLDAAFSLQIVRSLVLAGLLYVAAPIPAAVFGDESVVRLVRLIAIIPLIDTVENPATVVFEKELNFRRRSLFRISGVLANAAVSIGLAYRFRSVDALVAGVIAGAAVHTVVSHLLTDHSPFPSFDIEQMRTLFDYGKWLTGSSIVSWIYREGDDALVGAVVGSAGLAYYRSAFQFGQAPQSELTGVVSEVAFPTYAQVKDDAHALLVGYRRTLSVAVTAVFPAAAGTALVAPAFVPVVLGPGWEPTIRPLRIIALAAVGHAVAATAGSLWQALDRPDLSTKTQTLSMVVLAVTAVPATLEYGVVGTATAVTVTAFVVAPVRILLVARLLDTSIVSLLTPVAGPALATLSMAAAVAPTVTALPTTLLGLLGSIGVGVVAYGVAILVLDVTRLDTLAPVRELLDALT; encoded by the coding sequence ATGCCTGACCTCGAAGGGCAGGCCGCCCGCGGCGGGCTGTGGGCGGCCGGCGAGACCGCGCTCGTCCGCGGGCTCGAACTCCTCCGATACGTCGCCATCGCCCGCCTGCTCGTTCCGAGCCAAATCGGGCTGTTCACGTTCGGTATCATCACCCTCTCGGTCGTCAAGCAGTTCTCGAATCTGGGTATCGACGCCGCCATCATCGCACAGGACGGCGATATCGACCGCCAACTCGATGCCGCCTTCAGCCTCCAAATCGTTCGCTCGCTCGTCCTTGCCGGCCTCCTCTACGTCGCCGCGCCGATTCCGGCCGCCGTCTTCGGCGATGAGTCCGTCGTCCGGCTCGTCCGGCTCATTGCTATCATCCCGCTCATCGATACGGTGGAGAACCCCGCGACCGTCGTCTTCGAGAAGGAGCTGAACTTCCGGCGGCGCTCGCTGTTCCGGATTTCGGGCGTGCTCGCGAACGCGGCCGTCTCGATTGGACTTGCCTACCGATTCCGGTCCGTCGACGCACTCGTGGCCGGAGTCATCGCCGGCGCGGCGGTTCATACCGTCGTCTCGCATCTCCTCACCGACCACAGCCCGTTTCCCTCGTTCGATATCGAACAGATGCGAACGCTGTTCGACTACGGCAAGTGGCTCACCGGCAGTTCCATCGTCTCGTGGATTTACCGGGAGGGAGACGACGCGCTCGTCGGGGCCGTCGTCGGGAGCGCCGGCCTCGCCTACTACCGGAGCGCGTTCCAGTTCGGGCAGGCCCCTCAGTCCGAACTCACGGGCGTCGTCAGCGAGGTGGCGTTCCCGACGTACGCGCAAGTGAAGGACGACGCCCACGCCCTGCTGGTCGGCTACCGGCGGACGCTCTCTGTCGCCGTGACAGCCGTCTTCCCTGCCGCCGCCGGCACCGCACTCGTCGCGCCCGCCTTCGTCCCGGTCGTGCTCGGACCGGGGTGGGAGCCGACGATTCGCCCGCTCCGGATTATCGCGCTTGCAGCCGTCGGTCACGCCGTCGCGGCCACCGCTGGCTCGCTCTGGCAGGCGCTCGACCGCCCGGACCTCTCGACGAAGACACAGACGCTCTCGATGGTCGTCCTCGCCGTGACCGCCGTACCCGCCACCCTCGAATACGGCGTTGTCGGCACCGCGACCGCCGTTACCGTCACCGCGTTCGTCGTCGCGCCGGTCCGCATCCTGCTCGTCGCGCGGCTGCTCGATACCTCGATTGTTTCGCTCCTGACGCCGGTCGCCGGACCGGCACTCGCGACGCTGTCGATGGCTGCCGCTGTCGCGCCGACGGTCACAGCCCTCCCGACGACGTTGCTCGGACTGCTCGGGAGTATCGGGGTCGGCGTCGTCGCCTACGGCGTGGCCATCCTGGTGCTCGACGTGACCCGGCTCGATACCCTCGCGCCAGTTCGGGAACTGCTCGACGCGCTCACCTGA
- a CDS encoding glycosyltransferase family 4 protein produces the protein MHICVVFGLTLAPPGGAERLCIEEASHFADDHEVTVFAPEYDADYVAETLPDSVEAVEYGRPHKGWRGVRRLRPLLSERDPDLVLSHYATEEVSVCCGLDGTPYAPHVHGSVLWFPDDPRLVPHVNTPAYERLVSEVPGHRTFHDPPNLSARQRLWATIGERVRGRGLRKAAAVFTGSQRVARELDGLYDADSTVVRPGIDAAWLDSHDPRALSEHEYDLLSVSRLDPRKRIETQIRAVARLAERGYDVGLTVCGTGPDEGRLREAVADAGVEGRVTFAGYVDDADLPGYYAGADVFGCSAWMSYGLSPLEAYGVGTPVVLSMDTYAKELLAAEPAVSVADPDPESWADAVAARLDSDETPNRDAVPTWTDFCREKERRLTGQGLLR, from the coding sequence ATGCACATCTGCGTCGTCTTCGGTCTCACGCTCGCACCCCCCGGCGGCGCGGAACGGCTCTGCATCGAGGAGGCGAGCCACTTCGCCGACGACCACGAGGTGACGGTGTTCGCTCCGGAGTACGACGCCGACTACGTGGCAGAGACGCTGCCAGACAGCGTGGAGGCGGTCGAATACGGTCGCCCGCACAAGGGGTGGCGCGGGGTTCGCCGGCTTCGTCCCCTGCTTTCCGAGCGCGACCCCGACCTCGTTCTCTCCCACTACGCCACCGAGGAAGTGAGCGTCTGTTGTGGTCTCGACGGGACGCCGTATGCGCCCCACGTCCACGGCTCCGTGCTGTGGTTTCCCGACGACCCGCGGCTCGTCCCGCACGTCAACACCCCGGCCTACGAGCGACTCGTTTCGGAGGTGCCGGGCCACCGGACGTTCCACGACCCGCCGAACCTCTCTGCGCGACAACGACTGTGGGCGACGATTGGCGAGCGCGTTCGCGGGCGCGGGCTCCGGAAGGCGGCGGCCGTCTTCACCGGTTCACAGCGTGTCGCCCGCGAACTCGACGGGCTGTACGACGCCGACAGCACCGTCGTCCGGCCGGGTATCGACGCGGCGTGGCTGGACAGCCACGACCCCCGGGCGCTCTCCGAGCACGAGTACGACCTGCTGTCGGTGAGCAGACTCGACCCGCGCAAGCGCATCGAGACCCAGATTCGCGCCGTCGCTCGGCTCGCGGAGCGTGGCTACGACGTGGGACTCACCGTCTGTGGCACCGGCCCGGACGAGGGACGACTGCGCGAGGCGGTCGCCGACGCCGGCGTCGAGGGTCGGGTGACGTTCGCCGGCTACGTCGACGACGCCGACCTGCCGGGTTACTACGCCGGCGCGGACGTGTTCGGCTGCTCGGCGTGGATGTCCTACGGGCTGTCGCCGCTGGAGGCGTACGGCGTCGGGACGCCCGTGGTGCTCTCGATGGACACCTACGCGAAGGAACTACTCGCTGCGGAGCCGGCCGTCTCGGTCGCCGACCCCGACCCCGAATCGTGGGCCGACGCCGTCGCTGCGCGACTCGACAGCGACGAGACGCCGAACCGGGACGCCGTCCCGACGTGGACCGACTTCTGTCGCGAGAAGGAGCGACGGCTCACGGGACAGGGGCTGCTCAGGTGA